In one window of Pseudomonas chlororaphis subsp. chlororaphis DNA:
- a CDS encoding TonB-dependent siderophore receptor encodes MDMLYRASRQGLPAPRFARNLLSLLLAGAAPVAQAAETELPALTVTGEDRSGYQASSAAVGGFEAAPLLDAPASIAVINEDLIKDQQARLLSEVLKNDASVGESYAPVGYYENFTVRGFSLNAANSYRINGRSITGEQNVGLENKQQVELLKGLNGLQSGVSEPGGLINYVTKRPTDVRSVTVSTDDRGSGYVATDVGGWFGSEQQFGLRANLAHEDIHSYVEHTNGQRDFASLSFDWNISPDALLQLDIEYQTKEQRSAPGYQLLGGSSLPHHASPKKLLAHQSGSKPVGTDALNLNGNFEYRFNDQWKGNLSASRSQVVIDDYSSFAWGCYGAASCAGAAVPNHFSPEGDYDIYDFRSPDDTRRNDEVQAVLSGNFDTGGLGHELSIGTSAFRRVVDKRDPINQMIGSANIDGEPADFARYDGPLNDSYRRLDSRQYGLFFNDRISFNEHWQTVLGGREVRLDEETFDSQGDTTRHTQRYVFLPQAALIYKPVQNLALYTRYSKGLSLGGEAPWFASNAFEILAPTVSRQIEAGIKYDWQRISLAAALFQIRQAYQYSRPNGDGTFTFTQQGEQKNTGLELSANGWASQRLQVSGSVAAIRARVTGSDTPAYEGHQALNVPTLRASLYGDYALPWFDGLALLGGVQYSGRKYANREGEVQTGSYAVFNIGSRYSTRIDGYDTVFRLTVDNLFDKRYWRDAGEYMGDGYLFQGAPLTARLSASINF; translated from the coding sequence ATGGATATGCTTTACCGGGCCTCCCGCCAGGGGCTGCCCGCCCCGCGGTTCGCGCGCAATCTGCTGAGCCTGCTGCTGGCCGGTGCCGCGCCCGTGGCCCAGGCCGCCGAGACCGAACTGCCGGCCCTGACCGTGACCGGCGAAGACCGCTCCGGTTATCAGGCCAGCAGCGCCGCGGTTGGCGGTTTCGAGGCAGCTCCCCTGCTCGATGCCCCCGCCTCGATCGCGGTGATCAATGAAGACTTGATCAAGGACCAGCAGGCCCGCCTGCTCAGCGAGGTGCTGAAGAACGACGCCTCGGTCGGCGAAAGTTATGCGCCGGTCGGCTACTACGAGAATTTCACGGTGCGCGGCTTCTCCCTGAATGCCGCCAACAGCTATCGGATCAACGGCCGCAGCATCACCGGCGAGCAGAACGTCGGCCTGGAAAACAAGCAGCAGGTGGAATTGCTCAAGGGGCTGAACGGCCTGCAGAGCGGCGTCAGCGAGCCCGGCGGGCTGATCAACTACGTGACCAAGCGCCCCACCGACGTGCGCTCGGTCACAGTCTCTACCGACGATCGCGGCAGCGGCTATGTGGCCACCGATGTCGGTGGCTGGTTCGGCAGCGAGCAGCAGTTCGGGCTGCGCGCCAACCTGGCCCACGAGGACATCCACTCCTATGTCGAACACACCAATGGCCAGCGCGACTTCGCCTCCCTGTCCTTCGACTGGAACATCAGCCCCGACGCCCTGCTGCAACTGGACATCGAGTACCAGACCAAGGAACAGCGCTCGGCCCCGGGTTATCAATTGCTCGGCGGCTCCAGCCTGCCGCACCACGCCTCGCCGAAAAAGCTCCTGGCGCACCAGAGCGGCTCGAAGCCGGTCGGCACTGACGCGCTGAACCTCAACGGCAACTTCGAGTACCGCTTCAACGACCAGTGGAAAGGCAACCTCAGCGCCTCGCGCAGCCAGGTGGTGATCGATGACTACAGCTCGTTCGCCTGGGGCTGCTACGGTGCCGCCAGTTGCGCCGGCGCGGCGGTGCCCAATCACTTCAGCCCCGAGGGCGACTACGACATCTACGATTTCCGCAGCCCGGACGATACCCGGCGCAACGACGAGGTCCAGGCCGTCCTCAGCGGCAACTTCGACACCGGCGGCCTGGGCCACGAACTCAGTATCGGCACCAGCGCATTCCGCCGCGTGGTGGACAAACGAGACCCGATCAACCAGATGATCGGTAGCGCCAACATCGACGGCGAGCCAGCGGATTTCGCCCGCTACGACGGACCGCTCAACGACTCCTACCGCCGCCTGGACAGCCGCCAGTACGGCCTGTTCTTCAACGACCGCATCAGTTTCAACGAACATTGGCAGACCGTGCTCGGCGGGCGCGAGGTACGCCTGGACGAGGAAACCTTCGACAGCCAGGGCGATACCACCCGCCACACCCAGCGTTATGTGTTCCTGCCCCAGGCCGCGCTGATCTACAAGCCGGTGCAGAACCTGGCGCTGTACACCCGCTACAGCAAGGGCCTGTCCCTGGGTGGCGAGGCGCCGTGGTTCGCCAGCAATGCCTTTGAAATCCTCGCGCCTACCGTGTCGCGGCAGATCGAGGCCGGCATCAAGTATGACTGGCAGCGCATCAGCCTGGCCGCGGCGCTGTTCCAGATCCGCCAGGCCTACCAATACTCCCGGCCGAATGGCGACGGCACCTTCACCTTCACCCAGCAGGGCGAACAGAAGAACACCGGCCTGGAACTCTCGGCCAATGGCTGGGCCAGCCAACGCCTGCAGGTCTCGGGCAGTGTCGCGGCGATCCGCGCGCGGGTCACCGGCAGCGACACCCCGGCGTACGAAGGTCACCAGGCGCTCAACGTGCCGACCCTGCGCGCCAGCCTCTACGGCGACTACGCCCTGCCCTGGTTCGACGGCCTGGCGCTGCTCGGCGGCGTGCAGTACAGCGGTCGCAAGTACGCCAACCGCGAGGGTGAGGTGCAGACTGGCAGCTACGCCGTGTTCAACATCGGCAGCCGCTACAGCACCCGCATCGACGGTTACGACACCGTGTTCCGGCTGACCGTGGACAACCTGTTCGACAAGCGCTACTGGCGTGACGCCGGTGAATACATGGGCGATGGCTACCTGTTCCAGGGCGCGCCCCTGACCGCGCGGTTGAGCGCCTCGATCAACTTCTGA
- the mqo gene encoding malate dehydrogenase (quinone) yields MLKKVNTALLGLAMTMGLSSAYAAETKKVDVLLIGGGIMSSTLGVWLNELEPGWSMEMVERLDGVAEESSNGWNNAGTGHSALAELNYTPENKDGKVEIAKAIEINEAFQISRQFWSWQVKNNVLKDPRSFINSTPHMSFVWGDDNIKFLKKRYEALQASPLFAGMQYSEDPEQIKQWVPLMMQGRDPKQKIAATWSPLGTDVNFGEITRQFVGHLKAQPNFSLKLSSEVEDIKRNEDGSWRVVYKNLKDGTETQTDAKFVFIGAGGGALHLLQKSGIPEAQEYAGFPVGGSFLVTENPAIAEQHLAKAYGKASVGAPPMSVPHLDTRVLDGKRVILFGPFATFSTKFLKEGSYLDLLTTTTTHNIWPMTKVGIKEYPLVEYLAGQLMLSDEDRLNALKEYFPNAKAEDWRLWQAGQRVQIIKRDEQLGGVLKLGTEIVSAKDGSIAGLLGASPGASTAAPIMLSVLEKVFKDKVATPAWQAKLHQIVPSYGTQLNGSPERVAQEWAYTSEVLQLTPPPAIGQMAAPAQPAAEKPKAPVSNPSADMAL; encoded by the coding sequence ATGTTGAAAAAAGTGAACACGGCCCTGCTGGGCTTGGCGATGACGATGGGGCTCAGCTCCGCGTACGCCGCCGAGACCAAGAAAGTGGATGTGCTGCTCATCGGTGGCGGCATCATGAGTTCGACCCTGGGTGTCTGGCTCAATGAGCTGGAGCCGGGCTGGTCGATGGAAATGGTCGAGCGTCTCGACGGCGTTGCCGAAGAAAGCTCGAACGGCTGGAACAACGCCGGTACCGGTCACTCTGCCCTGGCGGAGCTGAACTACACCCCGGAAAACAAGGACGGCAAGGTCGAGATCGCCAAGGCCATCGAGATCAACGAAGCGTTCCAGATTTCCCGCCAGTTCTGGTCGTGGCAAGTCAAGAACAATGTCCTGAAGGACCCGCGTTCGTTCATCAACTCCACTCCGCACATGAGCTTCGTGTGGGGCGATGACAACATCAAGTTCCTGAAGAAACGCTACGAAGCGCTGCAGGCGAGCCCGCTGTTCGCTGGCATGCAGTACTCCGAAGACCCGGAGCAGATCAAGCAGTGGGTCCCGCTGATGATGCAAGGGCGCGATCCGAAGCAGAAGATCGCCGCCACCTGGTCGCCGCTCGGCACCGACGTGAACTTCGGCGAGATCACCCGCCAGTTCGTCGGCCACCTGAAAGCCCAGCCGAACTTCTCGCTCAAGCTGTCGAGCGAAGTGGAAGACATCAAGCGTAACGAAGATGGCTCCTGGCGCGTGGTGTACAAGAACCTGAAAGACGGTACCGAAACCCAGACCGACGCCAAGTTCGTGTTCATCGGCGCCGGCGGCGGTGCCCTACACCTGCTGCAGAAGTCGGGCATTCCTGAAGCCCAGGAATATGCCGGTTTCCCGGTGGGCGGCTCGTTCCTGGTGACCGAGAACCCGGCGATCGCCGAGCAGCACCTGGCGAAGGCCTACGGCAAGGCGTCGGTTGGCGCTCCACCGATGTCGGTTCCGCACCTGGACACCCGCGTGCTGGACGGCAAGCGCGTGATCCTGTTTGGCCCGTTCGCGACCTTCTCCACCAAGTTCCTCAAGGAAGGTTCGTACCTCGACCTGCTGACCACTACCACCACTCACAACATCTGGCCCATGACCAAGGTCGGCATCAAGGAGTACCCGCTGGTCGAGTACCTCGCCGGCCAACTGATGCTGTCGGATGAAGATCGCTTGAATGCCCTGAAAGAGTACTTCCCTAACGCCAAGGCTGAAGACTGGCGTCTGTGGCAGGCCGGCCAGCGCGTGCAGATCATCAAGCGCGACGAGCAGCTGGGTGGCGTGCTGAAACTGGGCACCGAGATCGTCAGCGCCAAGGACGGCAGCATTGCCGGCCTGCTGGGTGCTTCGCCAGGTGCTTCGACCGCCGCGCCGATCATGCTCAGCGTGCTGGAGAAGGTCTTCAAGGACAAGGTCGCGACTCCGGCCTGGCAGGCGAAGCTGCACCAGATCGTGCCGAGCTACGGTACCCAGCTCAACGGCAGTCCTGAGCGTGTCGCTCAAGAGTGGGCCTACACCAGCGAAGTGCTGCAATTGACTCCGCCACCGGCCATCGGCCAGATGGCTGCACCTGCGCAACCTGCGGCTGAAAAGCCAAAGGCGCCAGTGAGCAACCCGTCGGCTGACATGGCCCTGTAA
- a CDS encoding DUF6555 family protein, whose product MNSIKTFEIRYCFAGSQRTFTYQGARLSDSDTWYLAFLHSGCLITHDTPCGGTYRTMQIFAERSGVTLANWRELSEN is encoded by the coding sequence ATGAACAGCATCAAGACTTTCGAAATTCGCTACTGTTTCGCAGGTTCGCAAAGGACCTTCACTTACCAGGGCGCGCGATTGAGCGACAGCGACACCTGGTATCTGGCCTTTCTGCATTCCGGGTGCCTGATTACCCACGACACCCCCTGCGGCGGGACCTACCGCACCATGCAGATATTCGCCGAGCGCAGCGGCGTCACGCTGGCGAACTGGAGAGAGTTGTCTGAAAACTAG
- a CDS encoding DUF1652 domain-containing protein: MLSMDELRQILESGFLPLSCTCTVNPDGSLAIKVFEPQSGRIDLFITGVSTEHLTSVRAAANFVGELRTEIRAGRRAFAGGF; the protein is encoded by the coding sequence ATGCTCTCGATGGACGAGCTTCGCCAGATCCTGGAGTCCGGTTTCCTGCCGCTTTCCTGCACCTGCACCGTCAACCCCGACGGCTCCCTGGCAATCAAGGTTTTCGAGCCGCAAAGCGGACGGATCGATCTGTTCATTACCGGGGTATCGACCGAGCATCTCACCAGTGTTCGCGCGGCGGCCAATTTCGTTGGTGAGTTGCGGACTGAGATCAGGGCGGGGCGTCGGGCATTTGCCGGCGGTTTCTAG